The genomic DNA CAACCAGTACGCCGGCATCCTGCGCCTGGGCATAGCGGCCCTCCAAACCCCGAGGGAGGCCACCCGGGGCTACGCCCAGGTCTACCGGGAAAGGGCCCTGGGGATGGCAAGGGCCCTGGAGGGGGCCCTGGAGCTCCTGCCCCCCCGGGCCACCATGTACCTTTGGGGCAAGCTACCTGAGGGGGTGGACGACCTGGACTTCGCCCTCCGCCTCGTGGAAAGGGGGGTGGCCCTGGCCCCGGGCCGGGGCTTTGGGCCTGGGGGAAGGGGCTTCCTGCGCATCGCCCTGGTGCGCCCTCTAGAAGACCTCCTCCGGGCAGCCCGGACCATCCGGGAAGCCCTCTAGCCTACTGCCAGCGCTCCTCGGGGAGAAGCCCCAAAAGGCGCCGCTTCACCTCCCCCACCAGGTAGAGGCTTCCCGCCACCACCGCGCGGGGCTCCAGGGCAAGCGCCCGTTCCAGGGCCCTTAAGGGGTCCTCCTCCACCTCCGCCCCGGGGAAAAGGGGAAGGAGGGCCCTGGGGTCCTCGCACCGGGGGGAGGCGTAGCGGGTGAGGACCACGGGGCCGAGGCCGAGGAGGGCCTCCGCCATGGGGGCGTGCGCCTTGCCCTTGGTGAAGGCGAGGACGAAGGCAGCGGGGAGAAGCCCGTGGAAGCGGAGGGCCTCCCGCAGGGCCAAGGCGCCCTCGGGGTTGTGGGCCCCGTCCAGGAGGAGCTCCTTTCCCCCCAGGCTAAGCCTTTCCAGACGGCCCGGGTTCTCCGTGCGGGCAAGGCCCCTCTCCACGGCCTCCCACCCCGCCCCCAAAAGCCTTCCCCCCACCGCCGCCAAGGCCAGGTTCTCCGCCTGGTGGGGGCCGAGGAGGGAGGCTTGGAAGCGCCGCCTCTCCCCTTTCAGGGCCAGGGTGAAGGCGAGGCCCATCGGGGTGGGGGCCACCTCCTCCACGTGGAAGTCCTCCCCCAGGACCCAAAGGGGGGTGCCGAGGGCTTGGGCCCTGGCCCTTAGCTCCTCCAAGCCCTCCCCCCGGGCGGCGGTGAGGGCGGGGACCCCTTGGCGGAAGATCCCCGCCTTCTCCCGGGCCACGTCCCTTAAGGTGGGCCCCAGGACCTCCAGGTGGTCGTGGCCGATGTTGGTGACGATGGAAAGAATGGGCTCGGCGGCGTTGGTGGCGTCCAGACGCCCCCCAAGGCCCACCTCCAGGACCGCCAACTCCACCCCCTCCTGGGCGAAGTAGCGGAGGGCCAGGGCGGTGGTGGCCTCAAAGAAGCTCGCCCCCACCGCCTCGGCGTGGGGGCGGACCTCCTCCAAGAGGGCGTGGAGGCGGGCTTCGGAAATGGGCTTCCCCATGAGGGCGATGCGCTCCCGGAAGTCCACCAGGTGGGGGCTCGTGTAAAGCCCCACCCTAAGCCCCGCCTCCTCCAGGATGGCGGCCAGGGCCCGGGCTACGGTGCCCTTCCCGTTCGTCCCCCCCACCAGGGCCACGGGGTAGGCCTCCTGGGGGTCGCCCAAGCGGGCAAGAAGGGCCCGGATGCGCTCCAGGCCCAGGGTCACCACCCCCTGGCGGGCGTAGAGCCAGGCCAAAGGGTCCATCTAGCCCCTGGGGGCCGCCTTGCAGGTGGGGCAAAGCCCCCTGAAGGTCACCTCGGCCGCCCGCACCTCCACCCCGGGGTGGGCCTCTCGGGCCAGGCCCACCAGATCGGGAAGCGCCACCTCCAGGTCCACGATGGCCCCGCAGGCCTCGCAGACCAGGTGCAGGTGGGGGTGGAGGTTGGCGTCGTACCGGGTGGCCTCCCCCGCCTTGGTGATGGGGACGAGATACCCCTCCGCCACCAGGGCCTCGAGGGTGCGGTAGACGGTGCCCAGGCTCACCTTGGGCACCACCTTGCGCACCTCCTGGTAGATCCAGGCGGCGTCCGGGTGGTGGTGGGCCTGCCGCACCACCTCCAGGATGGCCTTGCGCTGGCGGGTCAGACGCTTCAGCGCCATCAGCCCCACTATACCCTAAACTCCCCTAAACCGCTCGGGTTTGGGCGAGGATCTCCCGCCCCCCCTGCTCCAGGACGTCCTGGGCCAGCTCCAGGCCAAGCTCCTCCGCCTCGGAGGCGTCCCCCTCAATCTCCGCCCGGATGAAGCTCTTGCCGTCGGGGGAGAAGAGCCCCCCTTCCAACACCAAGGTGCCGTCCTCCGCCACCTGGGCCAAGGCCCCCACGGGGGCCAGGCAACCCGCCCCAAGCCCCTTGAGGAAGGCCCTCTCCGCCCGCACCCGGTCGTGGGAAGGGTGGTGGTGGAGGGCGTAGCAGAGCTCCTCCGCCAGGTCATCCCCCTGCCGCACCTCCAGGGCCAAGGCCCCTTGGCCCGGGGCGGGGAGCATCACCTCGGGCTCCAAAAACTGGTCAATGCGGTTCCTTAGGTCCAGGCGCAAAAGCCCCGCCGCCGCCAGGATGATGCCGTCGTACTCCCCGTTACCCAAAGCAGCCAAGCGGGTGTCCACGTTCCCCCTGAGCTCCTTGACCACCAAATCCGGCCGGTGGGCGAGAAGCTGCGCCTTGCGGCGCACGGAGCTCGTGCCCACCACCGCCCCTTGGGGCAGGTCCTCGAGGCGCTTGTACGCCCTCCCCAAGAAGACGTCCCTGGGGTCCTGCCGCCGGGGAATGGCGGCGATCTTGAGCCCCGGGGGCTCTTCCGTGGGCAGGTCCTTGAGGGAGTGCACGGCGATGTCAATCTCCCGGGCAAGGAGGGCCTCCTGGAGCTCCTTGACGAAGATGGCCTGCTCCTTGGGGTCCGCCCCCTGGTCCCCCCGGGTCTTCACCGTCTTCACCTTAAACTCCGCCTCAGGCCAGCTCTCCTTGAGGCGCTCCACCACCCACCGGGTCTGGGCCAGGGCGAGGGCGCTGCCCCGGGTTCCCACCACGATGACGCGCATACTTTCCCATACTACACGAGGACCCTCATTCCAGGGCGAGGCCCAAGGGGTCTTCCAGTAGCCCCGCCAAATGGCGGCAGAACCGGGCGGCCTCCGCCCCGTCAATGAGGCGGTGGTCGTAGGTAAGGCTAAAGGGCATGACGAGCCTCGGCACGAAGGCCTCCCGTTCCCCATCCCAGACGGGCTTCATCTGGGAGCGGGAAACCCCGAGGATGGCCACCTCGGGCCAGTTGACGATGGGGGTGAAGCCCACCCCGCCAATCCCCCCCAGGTTGGAGAGGCTAAAGGTACCCCCTTGCATCTCCTCGGGGGTGAGCTTCCGCTCCCTGGCCCTTTCGGAAACCTCCTGAAGCTCCGCCGCCAGGCGCAAGACCCCCTTCTGGTCCACGTTGCGGATCACCGGGACCAGGAGGCCGTGGGGCGTGTCCACGGCCACGCCGATGTGGACGTAGTCCTTGTAGATGACCTCGGCCTTTTCCGCATCTATGGAGGCGTTGAACTTGGGGAAAGCCTTGAGGGTCAGGGCCAAGGCCTTGAGGAGGAAGGCGGTGAGGGTGAGGCGGAAACCCCTTTCCTCCGCCTTCTTGGCGTAGCGCTTGCGCAGGGCCTCCAGCTCGGTGATGTCCGCCTCGTCAAAGTGGGTGACCATGGGCACCTGGGCCCAGGCCTGGGCCATGGCCCTTAGGGTGGCCTTGCGCACCCCGCTCATGGGCTCGGTGCGCACCGGACCCCACTTGGCGAAGTCGGGGAGCCTGGGGGCCGGAAGGCCCATCTTCGGAGCTTCCTCGGGCGCTTCCCCAAGCCCCGCCGCCCGGCGCACGTCCTCCTCCGTGATGCGCCCGGCAAGGCCCGTGCCCCGCACCCCCAGGAGGTCCACCCCGAGCTCCCGGGCAAGCCGCCTTACGGAAGGGGCGGCGGGGATGAGGCGGCGCTCCTGCGGCTCGGGCCTGGGCGCCCCGGGGGAAGGGGCCTTAGGGGCTTGGGGCCCTAGCTTGGGGGGAGCGGGCGCCTCCACGGGTTCCTTGGGGGGCGCCTCCGCCGCGGCCTCCTCGGCCAACTCCAAGAAGGGCTGGCCCGGACGCACCTCGTCCCCCACCTTGACCAAAACCCGCCTTACCACCCCGCCCGCCTCCGCGGGCACCTCCATCACCGCCTTGTCCGTTTCCAGCTCCAAGACCGGCTGGCCGGGGGCTACCCGGTCGCCCTCCTTGACCAGGACCCCCACCACCGTGGCCGCGCTCACGTTATCGCCCAGTTCGGGAAGCTTGAGTTCCATGCCTGGCCTCCTAGCGCCTGTGGGGCGGCACTTCCTCTAGCTTAAGGCCTAGCTCCGCCTGCGCTCTTTCCAAGACCTCGGCCCCCACCTTTCCCTCCTCCTGGAGGAGGGCCAAGGCGGCGTAGGCGATGTGCCGGGCGTCCACCTCAAAGAAGTCCCGGAGGGCCTCCCGGGTGTCCGAGCGGCCAAAGCCGTCGGTCCCCAGGGCGCAGAAGGGGCGGTCCACGTAGTCCCGCACCAGGTTGGGCAGGGCCTTCAGGTAGTCCGTGGCCGCCACCACCGGGCCCTCGTGCCCCTCGAGGACCTCCTTCACGTAGGGCTTCCGCGCCTTGCCGAGAAGCCGCCTTTCCCTTTCCGCCTCTATGGCGTCGTAGTAAAGGGCCTTGTAGCTGGTGGCGCTCCAGACGTCCGCCACCACGCCGTACTGGGCGAGGAGCTCCTGGGCCCGGATGGCCTCGGGCAGGATGGGCCCTGCGCCCCATAGCTGCACCCTGGGCCCCTTCCCCTCCCCTTCCCGGAAAAGGTAAAGGCCCTTGAGGATGCCCTCCTTCACCCGCTCCCGGGGCTCGGGCATGGGGGGGTGGACGTAGTTCTCGTTCTCTATGGTGATGTAGTAGAAGACGTCCTCCCCCTTCCCGTACATGCGCTTCAGGCCGTCCTCGAGGATCACGGCGAACTCGTAGGCGAAGGCGGGGTCATAGGCCAGGAGGTTGGGGGCGGCCAGGGCGTAGATGTGGCTTTGGCCGTCCTGGTGTTGCAGGCCCTCCCCGAGAAGCGTGGTGCGCCCGGCGGTGGCCCCGAGGAGGAAGCCCCGCGTGCGCTGGTCGGCGGCGGCCCAAACCAGGTCCCCGATGCGTTGCAGGCCGAACATGGAGTAGGTGATGAGGAAGGGGATGGTGGGGATGCCCCAGTGGGCGTAGGCGGTGCCGGCGGCGATGAAGTCCGCCATGGCCCCGGCCTCGGTAATCCCCTCCTCCAGGATCTGGCCCTCCTTGCTCTCCTTGTAGGCCGTGAGGGTACCGGCGTCCACGGGGATGTAAAGCTGCCCCTGGGGGGAGTAGACGCCCACCTGGGCGATCAGGGCCTCCATGCCAAAGGTGCGGGCCTCGTCGGGGACGATGGGCACGATGAGCTTGCCGATGGTGGGGTGGCGGAGGAGCTTGGCCAGGATGCGCACGAAGGCCATGGTGGTGGAGATCTCCCGCCCCCCCGAGCCCTCGTAGAACTCCCGGAAGAAGTCCTCCCCCGGCACCTCGAGGCCCCCCTTAAAGCGCACCCGCCTTTCGGGAAGGAAGCCGCCCAGGGCCTTCCGCCTCTCCTTCAGGTAGCGCACCTCGGGGGAGTCCTCCCCGGGGTGGTAGTAGGGGAGGTCCTTAAGCTTCTCCTCGGGAATGGGGATGCCGAGGAAAGCCCTGGCCTCTCTAAGGTCCTCCTCCGTGAGCTTCTTCACCTGGTGGGCCACGTTCTTGGCCATGGCCGTGGGCCCCATGCCGTAGCCCTTGATGGTGCGGGCCAGGATGACCACGGGGCTCCCCTTGTGCTCCACCGCCATCTTGTAGGCGGCGTAGATCTTCTTCAGATCGTGCCCGCCGCGGCTACGGGTGAGCTCGGTGAGCTCCTCGTCCGTCATCCCCTCAATGAGCCGCTTAAGCTCGGGGGTGTTGAAGAAACGCTCCCGGAGCTCCTTGCCACCAAAGGCGGCGTAGCGCTGGCTTTCCCCGTCCACCAAGGCCTCAAAGCGGCGGAGGAGGTGGCCCTCCTTGTCCTTGGCGATGAGCTCGTCCCAGGCGGAGCCCCAGACGATCTTGATCACCCGCCAACCCGCCCCCCGGTAAAGCCTTTCCAGCTCCTGGATGATCTTGGAGTTGCCCCGCACGGGCCCGTCCAGGCGCTGGAGGTTGCAGTTCACCACGAAGACCAGGTTGTCCAGGTTCTCCCGGGCCGCCAGGTGCAGGGCCCCCACGGTCTCGGGCTCGTCGTGCTCCCCATCCCCCAGGAAGGCCCAGACCTTGGCGGAGCTTTTGGGCTTTAGGCCCCGGTCTTCTAGGTAGCGCATGAAGCGGGCCTGGTAGATGGCCTGGATGGGCCCTAGACCCATGGAAACCGTGGGGAATTCCCAGAAGTCCGGCATGAGCCAGGGGTGGGGGTAGCTGGAAAGCCCCCGTCCCCCGGGCACAGGGGGGTGGACCTCCCGCCGGAAGTTCTCCAGGTCGGCCTCGCTAAGCCGCCCCTCCAAGAAGGCCCGGGCGTAAACCCCGGGGGAGGCGTGCCCCTGGAAGAAGACCAGGTCCCGGTCCAGCCCCGCCTCCGGCCCCCGGAAGAAGTGGTTGAAGCCCACCTCTAAGAGCTCGGCGAGGGAGGCGTAGGTGGAGATGTGCCCCCCGATGCCGTCCGCCTTCTGGTTGGCCCGCACGACCATCATGGCGGCGTTCCAGCGGAGGATGTTGGCGATGCGCCTTTCCAACTCCAGATCCCCCGGGTAAGGGGGCTCCTTCTCCTTGGGGATGGTGTTGAGGTAGGGGGTGGAAAGGCGGTTTTGCGGGAAGTACCCCTGGAGGTAAAGGTACTCGTCCAAGAGGCGGAAAAGCTCCTCCACCCGCTCAAACCCCTCCACCCGGAGGACGTACTCCAAGGACTCCACCCACTCCCGGTTCTCCACCTCCAGGAAGCGGGCCCGCTCCTCCGGGGATAGGGCCATCCAGGCTTCCTTTAGCGCGCGTTCCGTCATGCTTCCCCCCTTTGGCGGCAAACTACACTACACCGACTCATCCCCCAGTCTGGGGCAAAGGGGACCGCTTGTCCAATAGGAAGGCACAGGGCAAGGTGATAAACTTTTCTTATCATGAACCTGCGCCGCCTCAGGCTATTCCTCTTGTTGGCGGAAGAGGGGAACTTCCACAAGGCGGCGGAGCGGGCCTACCTCTCCCAGCCCGCCCTTTCCCAGCAGATCCAGGCCCTGGAAAGGGAGCTCGGGGTGCGGCTCCTGGAAAGGAGGCCCTTCCGCCTCACCCCAGCCGGAGAGGTGCTCAAGGAGGAAGGAAGCCGCCTTCTCCAGTCGGTGGAGGCGCTAAAGGAAAGGGTACGCCGGGCAGGCTGGCAGACCCTCCGCTTCGGGGTGCCGGAAAACCTCCTTCCCGACCTCATGCCCCTTCTAGACCACCTGCGCCGGGGGCTCGGCCAGGCGGTGGAGGTCCTGGAGATGCACACCCCCGAGCAGGTGAAGGCCCTGAAGGAGGGAAGGCTGGACTACGGCCTGGCTGGGCTCCGGGTGGAGGACCCAGCCATCGGGGAGGAGCCCCTCTTGAAGGTGCCCATCGTGGTCCTCCTCCCGGAAAGCCATCCCTTGGCGGAAAGGGAACGGGTGCCCCTGGCCGCCTTGAAGGAGGAGCCCTTCCTGCTCCTTCCTAAAGAGGTTTTGCCCCCCCTGCACGAAGCCTTCATGGAGGTGTTCCGCCGGGCGGGGTTTACCCCCAGGGTGGCCCGGGAGGTGGCCCGCTTCCCCCAGGCGGTGAGCCTGGTGGCGGCTGGGGTAGGGGTCTACCTCACCCTGGCCCCTTACCGCGTCTTCCCCCACCCGGGGACGGTGCTCAAACCCCTGGCGGAGGAGGCGGCTTTGCAGGTTTCCCTCATCTACCGCAAAAACCCTCCCCCACCCCGCCTCGAGGAGGTGCGGGAACTCCTCAAAGCCCTGGTCCTTTAGGCCTGGAGGCCAGGGGGTTCGCCTTCCCCCCAGCTCAGCTCCACCAGGCCGATGAGCTCCTCCACGGGGACGCCGTAGTCCCGGGAAAGGCGGGTGATCTCGTGCCCAAGCCGTCTGAGGTGGGCCAACTGCGCTGGGCTCGCCTCGTGGGCTAGGTCCAGAAGCCAAGAGAGGAGGGTCTCCGCCTCCTCGTCCGTGAGGCCATCGGTCAGGGCCTCGTCCTCCAAGAGCAGGTGGGCTGGGTCTTCCCTCATCGCCTCTTTAGCGTCTCCTCCTGACGCACCAAGCCGAGCCTGCGGGCCAGGGCCTCGAGGTGGGCGGGGTCCTGGGCTGCGGCAACCTGGGCCCTGAGCTCGGCCACCCGGGCCTCGGCCCGGGCGATGGCCTCCTCTAGCCTAGCCCTTTCCCCCGCCAAGCGGTAGGCCCGCACCCCCTCCTGCCCCAAAAGAAAAAGGGCATGGGCCACCCCCAGGGCGAAGACCAGGTGCAGGATGCGGTAAACGGGCCGCTCCAAGGTGGCCCCATTATACCCCGGAGAGGCCCTTGCGGTGTGGACAAGGCTTCTCCAAAAATAAAAGGAGAATCTTGGCAAAAGTCCCTCCAGAAGACGCCCTCGGTGGCGAAAAACAGATATTGTACTTGTTTAACAGGGCTCAAGTGTTGCATTTGCACATGGCCTGTGTATACTGGAATTGAAAGGAAGGAGGAGCCATGCCAAGGACCAAGGAAAAGGAAAACTACCGGGCGCGGCTAAAGGCGGTGGGGCTGCGGCACACCTTGCCCCGGGAGCGCATCCTGAGCTTCCTGGACCGCAAGAACGTACACCCCACCCCGGAGGAGCTCTACCAGGGCCTGAAGAAGCGGGGCTACGATATCGGCCTTTCCACCGTCTACCTAAACCTCCATGTCCTGCGGGAACACGGCCTCATCTACGAGTTCAAGGACCCTAAGGGCTACACCCGGTACGACGGCTACAACGAGCCCCACGCGCACCTGGTCTGCACCTCCTGCGGCAAGGTGGAGGACCTCCTCCTGAAGAACCTGCCCGAGCTGGACCTCGAGCCCGCCCTCAAAGCGGCCGCCGAGCGCACGGGCTGGGCCCTGGAGGGCTTCCGCTTGGAGTTCAGGGGCAAGTGCCCGAACTGCCAGGGCTAAGGGAGGCGGATGGAGGGCCCGGGGAGTCCCCCGGGCCCTTTCTTACTGGGCCAGGGTTTCCGCCAGGCGCAGGATGGTCCGCACCCCGAAGCCCGTCCCCCCTTCCGGCCCCAGGGCGTGGGCCTTCTTGGCGAAGGCGGGCCCGGCGATGTCCAGGTGGACCAAGGGCACCTTCACGAACTCCGCCAGGAAGAGGGCGGCGGTGATGGCCCCGCCGTTTCGGTCTCCCACGTTTTTCAGATCGGCCACGGGGCTTTTGAGCTTCTCCCGGTAGGCCTTCTCCAAGGGCATGGGCCAGACCTTCTCCCCGGCCTCCTCCGCCGCCTTCCGCACCTTCTCCCCAAACTCCCCCTCCGTGGCGAAAAGGGCCGCCACCTCCTCCCCCAAGGCCACCACCGCCGCCCCCGTGAGGGTGGAAAGCTCCAGGATGCGCTCGGCCCCCTGCCGCTCCGCATAGGCGAGGGCGTCCGCCAGGGTGAGGCGGCCTTCGGCGTCGGTGTTCATCACCTCCACGGTCTTGCCGGAAAGGGTCTTGAGCACGTCCCCCACCCGATAGGCCCGTCCCGAGACCAGGTTCTCGCAGGCGGCCACGTAGCCCCATAGCTCCAGGGGAAGGCCGAGGAGGGCCGCAGCCTTAAAGGCCCCGAGCACCGCCGCCGCCCCCGCCATGTCCGACTTCATGGTGGCCATACTCTCCGTGGGCTTTAGCGAGTAGCCCCCGGAGTCAAAGGTGAGGCCCTTACCCACCAGGTCCAGCCTCCCCTTAGCCCCTTCCGGGCGGTAGCGGAGGTGGATGAAGCGGGGCGGGTTCTCCGAGCCTTGGGCCACCGCCAGGAAAGCCCCCATGCCCAGCTCCCGGATGGCCCCTTCGTCCAGGACCTCCACCTCTACCCCGAGCGCTTTCAGGGAAAGGGCCGCCTCCGCTAAGGCCTCGGGGGTGAGGAGGTTTGGGGGCTCGTTCACCAGGTCGCGGGCGAAGTAGACCCCCTCCGCCACCTTCCTCGCCCGCTCCAGCGCCTGGGGCTCGGCGCCGGAAAGCTCCAGGGCCAAGGGCTTTTCCGCCTTCTCCGTCTTGTGGCGGGTGTAGCGGTAGGCCCCGAGGTAGAGCCCTTCCGCCAAGGGGTAGGCCTCCGCCACCTCCTCCACGAGGACCCGGGGGAAGGAGTACCGCCCGAGGGCCTGGGCAAGCCGGCCCCCAGCCGCCCGGAGGTCTTCGCCCAGGGCGAAAAGGAGGACATGCCCTTCCGGCGTGGCGAGGAGGAGGTGGTCCCCCGCCTCCTTTAGCCCCGCCCCCTCCCAGGCCCGGCGCAAAAGCCCGCCCAAACGGGCGTCCAGGGCCTCCCCCTGGGGGAGGAGGGCTCCTTTTTGCACGAAGACCACCTTCAAAGGGGCTTCCGCTTCCAGAAAGCTTGCCTGGCTAGCGCTTAGGGTGATCACGCCTAGGGTTATACCACGCCCGCCCGTGGCAGAATGGGAAGGATGCGCTTCTTGCTTTTGGCCAAACAGGCGGCCTTGGGAGGGGCTGCGGCCCTCGAGGGCGTGATGATGAAGGCCCCGTGGGCCTGGGCCCTGGCGGTGCGGCTCCCAAATGGCGAGATCCACGTGGAGCGCCACGAGGAGCGAGCCCTCACCGAACGCTACCCCTTTGCCCGCCTCCCCCTCATCCGGGGAGTGGTGGCCCTCTTTGACGCCCTTTCCGTGAGCTACCGCGCCCTGGCCCGGAGCGCCGAGCTCGCCGGGGAGGAGGAGATGCCCAAGGGGGCGCTTTGGGGCACCGTGGCCTTTAGCCTCCTTTTGGGCATCGCCCTCTTCATCGTCCTGCCCGGCTTCCTCTCCGGGCTCTTGGTGGACCCCGCCCGCCACCCGGTGCTTTACAACCTCCTGGCGGGGCTCCTCAAGGTGGGGATCCTCCTCGGCTACCTCCGCTTCATCGGCCGCATGCCGGAGATCCAGCGCTTCTTCATGTACCACGGGGCGGAGCACAAGGCCATTCACGCCTACGAGAAGGGCCTTCCCCTCACGGTGGAAAACGTCCTGGCCCAGCCCCGCTTCCACCCCCGGTGCGGCACCACCTTCCTGGCCTTCGTCATCGTGGTTTCCGTTTTGGTCTATAGCCTCATCCCCGCCCCCGAGGTGCTCTGGTGGCGGCTTTTGGCCCGGGTCCTCTTCCTCCCCGTGGTGGCGGCCTTGGCCTTTGAGCTCCTCTACTTCTCCGCCCGGCATGAGGACCCCCTTTCCCGCCTCCTTAGGGAGCTCGGCTTCCGCTTCCAGGCCCTCACCGTGGCCGAGCCCACCCCGGAGATGGTGGAGGTGGCCATCCGGAGCACGGAGGCGGCCCTGGGGGAGAAGGTGGTGGCATGAAGCGGGTGCTCGTGGCCATGTCCGGGGGGGTGGACTCCTCCGTGGCGGCCCTC from Thermus hydrothermalis includes the following:
- a CDS encoding bifunctional folylpolyglutamate synthase/dihydrofolate synthase is translated as MDPLAWLYARQGVVTLGLERIRALLARLGDPQEAYPVALVGGTNGKGTVARALAAILEEAGLRVGLYTSPHLVDFRERIALMGKPISEARLHALLEEVRPHAEAVGASFFEATTALALRYFAQEGVELAVLEVGLGGRLDATNAAEPILSIVTNIGHDHLEVLGPTLRDVAREKAGIFRQGVPALTAARGEGLEELRARAQALGTPLWVLGEDFHVEEVAPTPMGLAFTLALKGERRRFQASLLGPHQAENLALAAVGGRLLGAGWEAVERGLARTENPGRLERLSLGGKELLLDGAHNPEGALALREALRFHGLLPAAFVLAFTKGKAHAPMAEALLGLGPVVLTRYASPRCEDPRALLPLFPGAEVEEDPLRALERALALEPRAVVAGSLYLVGEVKRRLLGLLPEERWQ
- the perR gene encoding manganese-dependent transcriptional regulator PerR, coding for MALKRLTRQRKAILEVVRQAHHHPDAAWIYQEVRKVVPKVSLGTVYRTLEALVAEGYLVPITKAGEATRYDANLHPHLHLVCEACGAIVDLEVALPDLVGLAREAHPGVEVRAAEVTFRGLCPTCKAAPRG
- the hemC gene encoding hydroxymethylbilane synthase; this encodes MRVIVVGTRGSALALAQTRWVVERLKESWPEAEFKVKTVKTRGDQGADPKEQAIFVKELQEALLAREIDIAVHSLKDLPTEEPPGLKIAAIPRRQDPRDVFLGRAYKRLEDLPQGAVVGTSSVRRKAQLLAHRPDLVVKELRGNVDTRLAALGNGEYDGIILAAAGLLRLDLRNRIDQFLEPEVMLPAPGQGALALEVRQGDDLAEELCYALHHHPSHDRVRAERAFLKGLGAGCLAPVGALAQVAEDGTLVLEGGLFSPDGKSFIRAEIEGDASEAEELGLELAQDVLEQGGREILAQTRAV
- a CDS encoding 2-oxo acid dehydrogenase subunit E2, whose amino-acid sequence is MELKLPELGDNVSAATVVGVLVKEGDRVAPGQPVLELETDKAVMEVPAEAGGVVRRVLVKVGDEVRPGQPFLELAEEAAAEAPPKEPVEAPAPPKLGPQAPKAPSPGAPRPEPQERRLIPAAPSVRRLARELGVDLLGVRGTGLAGRITEEDVRRAAGLGEAPEEAPKMGLPAPRLPDFAKWGPVRTEPMSGVRKATLRAMAQAWAQVPMVTHFDEADITELEALRKRYAKKAEERGFRLTLTAFLLKALALTLKAFPKFNASIDAEKAEVIYKDYVHIGVAVDTPHGLLVPVIRNVDQKGVLRLAAELQEVSERARERKLTPEEMQGGTFSLSNLGGIGGVGFTPIVNWPEVAILGVSRSQMKPVWDGEREAFVPRLVMPFSLTYDHRLIDGAEAARFCRHLAGLLEDPLGLALE
- the aceE gene encoding pyruvate dehydrogenase (acetyl-transferring), homodimeric type → MTERALKEAWMALSPEERARFLEVENREWVESLEYVLRVEGFERVEELFRLLDEYLYLQGYFPQNRLSTPYLNTIPKEKEPPYPGDLELERRIANILRWNAAMMVVRANQKADGIGGHISTYASLAELLEVGFNHFFRGPEAGLDRDLVFFQGHASPGVYARAFLEGRLSEADLENFRREVHPPVPGGRGLSSYPHPWLMPDFWEFPTVSMGLGPIQAIYQARFMRYLEDRGLKPKSSAKVWAFLGDGEHDEPETVGALHLAARENLDNLVFVVNCNLQRLDGPVRGNSKIIQELERLYRGAGWRVIKIVWGSAWDELIAKDKEGHLLRRFEALVDGESQRYAAFGGKELRERFFNTPELKRLIEGMTDEELTELTRSRGGHDLKKIYAAYKMAVEHKGSPVVILARTIKGYGMGPTAMAKNVAHQVKKLTEEDLREARAFLGIPIPEEKLKDLPYYHPGEDSPEVRYLKERRKALGGFLPERRVRFKGGLEVPGEDFFREFYEGSGGREISTTMAFVRILAKLLRHPTIGKLIVPIVPDEARTFGMEALIAQVGVYSPQGQLYIPVDAGTLTAYKESKEGQILEEGITEAGAMADFIAAGTAYAHWGIPTIPFLITYSMFGLQRIGDLVWAAADQRTRGFLLGATAGRTTLLGEGLQHQDGQSHIYALAAPNLLAYDPAFAYEFAVILEDGLKRMYGKGEDVFYYITIENENYVHPPMPEPRERVKEGILKGLYLFREGEGKGPRVQLWGAGPILPEAIRAQELLAQYGVVADVWSATSYKALYYDAIEAERERRLLGKARKPYVKEVLEGHEGPVVAATDYLKALPNLVRDYVDRPFCALGTDGFGRSDTREALRDFFEVDARHIAYAALALLQEEGKVGAEVLERAQAELGLKLEEVPPHRR
- a CDS encoding LysR family transcriptional regulator; amino-acid sequence: MNLRRLRLFLLLAEEGNFHKAAERAYLSQPALSQQIQALERELGVRLLERRPFRLTPAGEVLKEEGSRLLQSVEALKERVRRAGWQTLRFGVPENLLPDLMPLLDHLRRGLGQAVEVLEMHTPEQVKALKEGRLDYGLAGLRVEDPAIGEEPLLKVPIVVLLPESHPLAERERVPLAALKEEPFLLLPKEVLPPLHEAFMEVFRRAGFTPRVAREVARFPQAVSLVAAGVGVYLTLAPYRVFPHPGTVLKPLAEEAALQVSLIYRKNPPPPRLEEVRELLKALVL
- a CDS encoding septum formation initiator family protein, which codes for MERPVYRILHLVFALGVAHALFLLGQEGVRAYRLAGERARLEEAIARAEARVAELRAQVAAAQDPAHLEALARRLGLVRQEETLKRR
- a CDS encoding Fur family transcriptional regulator — translated: MPRTKEKENYRARLKAVGLRHTLPRERILSFLDRKNVHPTPEELYQGLKKRGYDIGLSTVYLNLHVLREHGLIYEFKDPKGYTRYDGYNEPHAHLVCTSCGKVEDLLLKNLPELDLEPALKAAAERTGWALEGFRLEFRGKCPNCQG
- a CDS encoding leucyl aminopeptidase translates to MITLSASQASFLEAEAPLKVVFVQKGALLPQGEALDARLGGLLRRAWEGAGLKEAGDHLLLATPEGHVLLFALGEDLRAAGGRLAQALGRYSFPRVLVEEVAEAYPLAEGLYLGAYRYTRHKTEKAEKPLALELSGAEPQALERARKVAEGVYFARDLVNEPPNLLTPEALAEAALSLKALGVEVEVLDEGAIRELGMGAFLAVAQGSENPPRFIHLRYRPEGAKGRLDLVGKGLTFDSGGYSLKPTESMATMKSDMAGAAAVLGAFKAAALLGLPLELWGYVAACENLVSGRAYRVGDVLKTLSGKTVEVMNTDAEGRLTLADALAYAERQGAERILELSTLTGAAVVALGEEVAALFATEGEFGEKVRKAAEEAGEKVWPMPLEKAYREKLKSPVADLKNVGDRNGGAITAALFLAEFVKVPLVHLDIAGPAFAKKAHALGPEGGTGFGVRTILRLAETLAQ
- a CDS encoding DUF1385 domain-containing protein yields the protein MRFLLLAKQAALGGAAALEGVMMKAPWAWALAVRLPNGEIHVERHEERALTERYPFARLPLIRGVVALFDALSVSYRALARSAELAGEEEMPKGALWGTVAFSLLLGIALFIVLPGFLSGLLVDPARHPVLYNLLAGLLKVGILLGYLRFIGRMPEIQRFFMYHGAEHKAIHAYEKGLPLTVENVLAQPRFHPRCGTTFLAFVIVVSVLVYSLIPAPEVLWWRLLARVLFLPVVAALAFELLYFSARHEDPLSRLLRELGFRFQALTVAEPTPEMVEVAIRSTEAALGEKVVA